One segment of Drosophila ananassae strain 14024-0371.13 chromosome 3R, ASM1763931v2, whole genome shotgun sequence DNA contains the following:
- the LOC6503774 gene encoding sodium/hydrogen exchanger 3 isoform X14, with amino-acid sequence MSNLTEQDYDSATPALEQQMNLARRACWRSGKDLPTTASPNPAKPPSDESKTKIEPETKARVTKATCNASPSGLFGKRAVLLLALCLLLGLSQGRPNMSVTPGKDSGLDAGAVTQLNLAQPPPTADVAKDGDEPTEHPSHRLPRAEPLKSNEQNPTDEEEGGHKMERYPLSSVDFGRVKTPFIIGIWILSASIAKIGFHMTPKLHLIFPESCLLIVVGVVIGVVLYFCTDVAVSPLTPNTFFFYMLPPIILDAGYFMPNRLFFDNLGTILLMAVVGTIFNIATIGGSLYACGLFGIYGEGETPGLMDVFLFASLISAVDPVAVLAVFEEIHVNEILYIVVFGESLLNDAVTVVMYHMMESYNEIGLDKIIAQDIASGVGSFFVVALGGTAIGIIWGFLTGLVTRFTDHVRVIEPIFIFVMAYLAYLNAEIFHMSGILAITFCGITMKNYVESNISQKSHTTVKYALKMLSSSAETIIFMFLGVATVNNMHVWNTWFVVLTIAFCSVFRVIGVILLSAIANRFRLHKLSRVDQFVMSYGGLRGAVAFALVLLVDENVVKQKNMFVTTTIAVIYFTVFLQGITIKPLVKILNVKRANKRKPTMNERIHERFMDHLMAGIEDIVGKTGNYNVRDKFKRFDNRFIRPLLIRDLKGAEPKIIETYSKLTMRDAMEVMRRNPSTIGQMTGTESMSALFRNYTNNYIGGRWAPPTIYTTCPSLTNLDNTCSRNLDMAELDYNPSKKDLTDAKIHHLLAEELKPYRRASIQMHRRLSYSRHAVDDRDLSTQVNYKMQMNFRRMFNDRKHHKRSKRGASNKEPKENVKQNHVSFHDFQQNGTTKQLTNAEECQQNPNEINVVGPSDDWDDGLTFTAKSSPDSDRANNNSLIAHIQNLPGFDASKARIVVQHYAPKVDDSPEPELDSPDPPVGPTAAELILPWRRDRSYQSIVAEHPIPEEDRNLSRESDGERRVATPTATESQLPWKRQGDECTDAVQQNEFPAWASNKEYLAYNSPSATFLGGINKPKQPKSVIGLFRRESSSSKAGSTGIGSTGTVDGAASSADPMVVPSSQAIQPPAVGGGPGPSTSMQNPRLDKRSQSISSGSLGAGAHQLGPDGHSGPFPVTASHRRNVRRGSMLELSGDTIPEESSYQHGHSKSLCEPADSDDWDGAPLSAASGANSERMMRSGREPLLPRPSNTPRAQIRRMNAGAVGGAVGSLGGRKNQVTKALLDYEDSETDSEEDDDDDEDEDFDLYDDENIVVTTFTTPAAPGARRPGSSPGSGSDATTTTTSIRLTRNNDESII; translated from the exons ATGAGCAACCTTACGGAACAGGACTACGACAGTGCCACGCCGGCACTGGAACAGCAAATGAATCTGGCCAGGCGAGCCTGCTGGAGAAGCGGCAAGGACCTCCCCACGACAGCCAGTCCTAATCCTGCAAAACCACCGAGTGatgaaagcaaaacaaaaatagaacCAGAAACTAAAGCCAGAGTTACGAAAGCAACCTGCAATGCCAGCCCGAGTGGGCTCTTCGGTAAACGGGCCGTCCTGCTCCTGGCGCTGTGCCTCCTCCTTGGCCTCTCCCAGGGGAGACCGAACATGAGTGTGACTCCTGGCAAGGACAGTGGTCTGGATGCGGGTGCGGTCACCCAGCTAAAT CTGGCCCAGCCACCGCCGACTGCCGACGTTGCCAAGGATGGTGATGAGCCCACGGAACACCCATCCCACAGACTGCCACGTGCCGAGCCGCTCAAGTCCAATGAACAGAATCCCACAGACGAGGAGGAGGGTGGCCACAAAATGGAAAGGTATCCGCTCTCCAGCGTGGATTTTGGCCGTGTTAAGACGCCGTTCATCATCGGAATCTGGATCCTGTCGGCCAGTATAGCCAAGATTG GATTCCATATGACGCCCAAATTGCATCTAATATTTCCGGAGTCGTGCCTGCTGATTGTCGTGGGTGTGGTCATTGGTGTAGTTTTATATTTCTGCACCGATGTCGCCGTATCCCCCCTAACACCGAACACATTCTTCTTCTATATGCTGCCGCCGATTATCCTGGACGCCGGTTACTTTATGCCCAATCGATTGTTCTTCGACAACCTGGGCACCATTCTGCTGATGGCGGTGGTCGGAACCATCTTCAATATTGCCACCATTG ggggttCCCTCTACGCCTGCGGCCTGTTTGGCATTTACGGGGAGGGCGAGACTCCGGGCCTGATGGACGTCTTTCTGTTCGCCTCCCTTATATCCGCCGTAGATCCGGTGGCTGTGCTGGCCGTGTTCGAGGAGATTCATGTCAACGAGATCCTGTacattgttgtttttggcgAGTCCTTGCTAAACGATGCCGTTACT GTTGTCATGTACCACATGATGGAGTCCTACAACGAGATTGGCCTAGACAAGATAATTGCCCAGGACATAGCCAGTGGAGTGGGTTCCTTCTTTGTGGTTGCCCTAGGAGGCACTGCCATAG GCATCATCTGGGGTTTCCTCACTGGTCTAGTCACTCGGTTTACGGATCATGTTCGTGTCATAGAAcctattttcatttttgtaaTGGCCTATCTGGCCTACCTCAATGCGGAAATCTTTCACATGAGCGGTATCTTGGC CATCACATTCTGTGGCATCACAATGAAAAACTATGTGGAATCGAATATATCCCAAAAGTCCCACACGACTGTTAAATATGCCTTGAAAATGCTGTCCAGTTCGGCGGAGACCATTATCTTTATGTTCCTAGGCGTGGCCACGGTGAACAATATGCACGTATGGAATACGTGGTTTGTGGTGCTGACCATCGCCTTCTGTTCAGTGTTTCGTGTGATAG GAGTAATTCTACTGTCGGCCATTGCCAATCGCTTCCGCTTGCACAAGTTGTCGCGAGTGGATCAGTTTGTGATGTCCTATGGTGGATTGCGTGGTGCTGTTGCCTTCGCCTTGGTCCTGTTGGTGGATGAGAATGTGGTCAAGCAGAAGAACATGTTTGTTACCACCACAATAGCTGTGATCTACTTTACTGTCTTCCTGCAAGGCATCACCATCAAGCCGCTGGTGAAGATCCTGAATGTGAAGCGAGCCAATAAACGCAAGCCCACCATGAACGAGCGTATTCACGAAAGA TTCATGGATCACTTGATGGCCGGCATTGAAGATATTGTGGGCAAGACAGGCAACTACAATGTGCGTGATAAATTCAAGCGTTTCGACAATCGCTTCATTCGCCCTCTGCTGATCAGAGATCTAAAG GGCGCTGAGCCGAAGATCATCGAGACGTACTCCAAACTGACAATGCGCGATGCCATGGAGGTGATGAGACGAAATCCATCGACCATTGGCCAGATGACGGGCACCGAGTCGATGAGCGCCCTGTTCCGGAATTATACCAATAACTATATTGGCGGCAGGTGGGCACCGCCAACCATATACACCACCTG TCCCAGCTTGACAAATCTTGACAATACTTGTTCCCGCAATCTGGATATGGCCGAGCTTGATTATAATCCATCCAAAAAGGATCTGACTGATGCCAAGATCCATCATCTCTTGGCCGAAGAACTAAAGCCTTATAGAAGG GCTTCAATACAAATG CACCGTCGTCTTAGTTATAGCCGACACGCAGTAGATGACAGAGATTTGTCCACCCAG GTCAATTATAAGATGCAAATGAACTTCCGGCGAATGTTCAATGATCGGAAACATCACAAGCGCAGCAAACGTGGTGCCAGCAATAAG GAGCCCAAGGAGAATGTCAAACAAAATCATGTCTCTTTCCATGATTTTCAACAGAACGGCACCACCAAGCAGCTCACCAATG CCGAGGAGTGCCAACAGAACCCCAACGAGATCAATGTTGTTGGCCCCAGCGACGATTGGGATGACGGCCTGACCTTCACCGCCAAATCATCAC CTGACTCGGATCGCGCCAATAACAATTCCCTGATAGCCCACATCCAAAACCTTCCCGGTTTTGATGCCTCCAAGGCCCGCATCGTCGTCCAGCACTATGCGCCCAAGGTGGACGACAGTCCGGAGCCAGAGTTAGACTCCCCGGATCCGCCCGTCGGGCCAACGGCGGCCGAGTTGATATTGCCTTGGCGGCGGGACCGATCATACCAGAGCATTG tGGCTGAACATCCGATACCCGAGGAGGATCGCAACCTTTCGCGTGAATCTGATGGCGAAAGGCGAGTGGCCACACCCACTGCCACGGAATCCCAGCTGCCGTGGAAACGCCAGGGCGACGAGTGTACGGATGCAGTGCAGCAGAACGAGTTTCCCGCCTGGGCCTCGAACAAGGAGTACTTGGCCTACAACTCCCCCAGTGCAACATTCCTAG GTGGTATAAACAAGCCTAAACAGCCCAAGTCCGTCATAGGTCTCTTCCGGCGTGAGAGTTCCAGCTCCAAGGCCGGCAGCACCGGAATCGGCAGTACGGGTACCGTGGATGGCGCCGCCAGCAGCGCAGATCCCATGGTTGTGCCTTCCTCCCAAGCCATCCAACCGCCGGCGGTGGGTGGCGGACCGGGTCCGTCGACATCGATGCAAAATCCCCGGCTGGACAAGCGCTCCCAGTCGATATCATCCGGTTCGCTGGGCGCCGGAGCCCATCAACTCGGACCGGATGGCCATTCCGGTCCATTTCCGGTTACGGCTAGTCATCGGCGGAATGTGCGCAGAGGCTCCATGCTGGAGCTGAGCGG TGACACAATACCCGAGGAGTCGTCGTACCAGCATGGCCACTCCAAGTCCCTCTGCGAGCCGGCGGATTCGGATGACTGGGATGGAGCACCTCTGTCCGCCGCCAGCGGGGCTAACAGCGAGAGAATGATGCGGAGCGGGCGGGAACCGCTCCTGCCACGCCCCTCCAACACACCCCGCGCCCAAATCCGACGCATGAACGCCGGGGCCGTGGGCGGGGCAGTTGGTAGCCTGGGCGGCCGTAAGAATCAGGTGACCAAAGCCCTACTCGACTACGAGGACTCCGAAACGGACTCCGAAGAggacgacgatgatgatgaggaCGAGGATTTCGATCTGTACGATGACGAGAACATTGTGGTGACCACCTTTACCACGCCAGCAGCTCCGGGCGCCAGGAGACCCGGATCGAGTCCTGGTTCCGGATCGgatgccaccaccaccacgacGAGCATTCGGctgacccgcaacaacgacgAGAGCATCATTTGA
- the LOC6503774 gene encoding sodium/hydrogen exchanger 3 isoform X6: MSNLTEQDYDSATPALEQQMNLARRACWRSGKDLPTTASPNPAKPPSDESKTKIEPETKARVTKATCNASPSGLFGKRAVLLLALCLLLGLSQGRPNMSVTPGKDSGLDAGAVTQLNLAQPPPTADVAKDGDEPTEHPSHRLPRAEPLKSNEQNPTDEEEGGHKMERYPLSSVDFGRVKTPFIIGIWILSASIAKIGFHMTPKLHLIFPESCLLIVVGVVIGVVLYFCTDVAVSPLTPNTFFFYMLPPIILDAGYFMPNRLFFDNLGTILLMAVVGTIFNIATIGGSLYACGLFGIYGEGETPGLMDVFLFASLISAVDPVAVLAVFEEIHVNEILYIVVFGESLLNDAVTVVMYHMMESYNEIGLDKIIAQDIASGVGSFFVVALGGTAIGIIWGFLTGLVTRFTDHVRVIEPIFIFVMAYLAYLNAEIFHMSGILAITFCGITMKNYVESNISQKSHTTVKYALKMLSSSAETIIFMFLGVATVNNMHVWNTWFVVLTIAFCSVFRVIGVILLSAIANRFRLHKLSRVDQFVMSYGGLRGAVAFALVLLVDENVVKQKNMFVTTTIAVIYFTVFLQGITIKPLVKILNVKRANKRKPTMNERIHERFMDHLMAGIEDIVGKTGNYNVRDKFKRFDNRFIRPLLIRDLKGAEPKIIETYSKLTMRDAMEVMRRNPSTIGQMTGTESMSALFRNYTNNYIGGRWAPPTIYTTCPSLTNLDNTCSRNLDMAELDYNPSKKDLTDAKIHHLLAEELKPYRRASIQMHRRLSYSRHAVDDRDLSTQVNYKMQMNFRRMFNDRKHHKRSKRGASNKEPKENVKQNHVSFHDFQQNGTTKQLTNAEECQQNPNEINVVGPSDDWDDGLTFTAKSSPDSDRANNNSLIAHIQNLPGFDASKARIVVQHYAPKVDDSPEPELDSPDPPVGPTAAELILPWRRDRSYQSIVAEHPIPEEDRNLSRESDGERRVATPTATESQLPWKRQGDECTDAVQQNEFPAWASNKEYLAYNSPSATFLGGINKPKQPKSVIGLFRRESSSSKAGSTGIGSTGTVDGAASSADPMVVPSSQAIQPPAVGGGPGPSTSMQNPRLDKRSQSISSGSLGAGAHQLGPDGHSGPFPVTASHRRNVRRGSMLELSGLIATGRRPSRILQFSPGATNLLESATITSPSPPPPPPTTTTTTTSRTTKTTSTSTTKNHTNNSTETTSGSASYSTPTSPRSEDSATYYPNDTIPEESSYQHGHSKSLCEPADSDDWDGAPLSAASGANSERMMRSGREPLLPRPSNTPRAQIRRMNAGAVGGAVGSLGGRKNQVTKALLDYEDSETDSEEDDDDDEDEDFDLYDDENIVVTTFTTPAAPGARRPGSSPGSGSDATTTTTSIRLTRNNDESII, encoded by the exons ATGAGCAACCTTACGGAACAGGACTACGACAGTGCCACGCCGGCACTGGAACAGCAAATGAATCTGGCCAGGCGAGCCTGCTGGAGAAGCGGCAAGGACCTCCCCACGACAGCCAGTCCTAATCCTGCAAAACCACCGAGTGatgaaagcaaaacaaaaatagaacCAGAAACTAAAGCCAGAGTTACGAAAGCAACCTGCAATGCCAGCCCGAGTGGGCTCTTCGGTAAACGGGCCGTCCTGCTCCTGGCGCTGTGCCTCCTCCTTGGCCTCTCCCAGGGGAGACCGAACATGAGTGTGACTCCTGGCAAGGACAGTGGTCTGGATGCGGGTGCGGTCACCCAGCTAAAT CTGGCCCAGCCACCGCCGACTGCCGACGTTGCCAAGGATGGTGATGAGCCCACGGAACACCCATCCCACAGACTGCCACGTGCCGAGCCGCTCAAGTCCAATGAACAGAATCCCACAGACGAGGAGGAGGGTGGCCACAAAATGGAAAGGTATCCGCTCTCCAGCGTGGATTTTGGCCGTGTTAAGACGCCGTTCATCATCGGAATCTGGATCCTGTCGGCCAGTATAGCCAAGATTG GATTCCATATGACGCCCAAATTGCATCTAATATTTCCGGAGTCGTGCCTGCTGATTGTCGTGGGTGTGGTCATTGGTGTAGTTTTATATTTCTGCACCGATGTCGCCGTATCCCCCCTAACACCGAACACATTCTTCTTCTATATGCTGCCGCCGATTATCCTGGACGCCGGTTACTTTATGCCCAATCGATTGTTCTTCGACAACCTGGGCACCATTCTGCTGATGGCGGTGGTCGGAACCATCTTCAATATTGCCACCATTG ggggttCCCTCTACGCCTGCGGCCTGTTTGGCATTTACGGGGAGGGCGAGACTCCGGGCCTGATGGACGTCTTTCTGTTCGCCTCCCTTATATCCGCCGTAGATCCGGTGGCTGTGCTGGCCGTGTTCGAGGAGATTCATGTCAACGAGATCCTGTacattgttgtttttggcgAGTCCTTGCTAAACGATGCCGTTACT GTTGTCATGTACCACATGATGGAGTCCTACAACGAGATTGGCCTAGACAAGATAATTGCCCAGGACATAGCCAGTGGAGTGGGTTCCTTCTTTGTGGTTGCCCTAGGAGGCACTGCCATAG GCATCATCTGGGGTTTCCTCACTGGTCTAGTCACTCGGTTTACGGATCATGTTCGTGTCATAGAAcctattttcatttttgtaaTGGCCTATCTGGCCTACCTCAATGCGGAAATCTTTCACATGAGCGGTATCTTGGC CATCACATTCTGTGGCATCACAATGAAAAACTATGTGGAATCGAATATATCCCAAAAGTCCCACACGACTGTTAAATATGCCTTGAAAATGCTGTCCAGTTCGGCGGAGACCATTATCTTTATGTTCCTAGGCGTGGCCACGGTGAACAATATGCACGTATGGAATACGTGGTTTGTGGTGCTGACCATCGCCTTCTGTTCAGTGTTTCGTGTGATAG GAGTAATTCTACTGTCGGCCATTGCCAATCGCTTCCGCTTGCACAAGTTGTCGCGAGTGGATCAGTTTGTGATGTCCTATGGTGGATTGCGTGGTGCTGTTGCCTTCGCCTTGGTCCTGTTGGTGGATGAGAATGTGGTCAAGCAGAAGAACATGTTTGTTACCACCACAATAGCTGTGATCTACTTTACTGTCTTCCTGCAAGGCATCACCATCAAGCCGCTGGTGAAGATCCTGAATGTGAAGCGAGCCAATAAACGCAAGCCCACCATGAACGAGCGTATTCACGAAAGA TTCATGGATCACTTGATGGCCGGCATTGAAGATATTGTGGGCAAGACAGGCAACTACAATGTGCGTGATAAATTCAAGCGTTTCGACAATCGCTTCATTCGCCCTCTGCTGATCAGAGATCTAAAG GGCGCTGAGCCGAAGATCATCGAGACGTACTCCAAACTGACAATGCGCGATGCCATGGAGGTGATGAGACGAAATCCATCGACCATTGGCCAGATGACGGGCACCGAGTCGATGAGCGCCCTGTTCCGGAATTATACCAATAACTATATTGGCGGCAGGTGGGCACCGCCAACCATATACACCACCTG TCCCAGCTTGACAAATCTTGACAATACTTGTTCCCGCAATCTGGATATGGCCGAGCTTGATTATAATCCATCCAAAAAGGATCTGACTGATGCCAAGATCCATCATCTCTTGGCCGAAGAACTAAAGCCTTATAGAAGG GCTTCAATACAAATG CACCGTCGTCTTAGTTATAGCCGACACGCAGTAGATGACAGAGATTTGTCCACCCAG GTCAATTATAAGATGCAAATGAACTTCCGGCGAATGTTCAATGATCGGAAACATCACAAGCGCAGCAAACGTGGTGCCAGCAATAAG GAGCCCAAGGAGAATGTCAAACAAAATCATGTCTCTTTCCATGATTTTCAACAGAACGGCACCACCAAGCAGCTCACCAATG CCGAGGAGTGCCAACAGAACCCCAACGAGATCAATGTTGTTGGCCCCAGCGACGATTGGGATGACGGCCTGACCTTCACCGCCAAATCATCAC CTGACTCGGATCGCGCCAATAACAATTCCCTGATAGCCCACATCCAAAACCTTCCCGGTTTTGATGCCTCCAAGGCCCGCATCGTCGTCCAGCACTATGCGCCCAAGGTGGACGACAGTCCGGAGCCAGAGTTAGACTCCCCGGATCCGCCCGTCGGGCCAACGGCGGCCGAGTTGATATTGCCTTGGCGGCGGGACCGATCATACCAGAGCATTG tGGCTGAACATCCGATACCCGAGGAGGATCGCAACCTTTCGCGTGAATCTGATGGCGAAAGGCGAGTGGCCACACCCACTGCCACGGAATCCCAGCTGCCGTGGAAACGCCAGGGCGACGAGTGTACGGATGCAGTGCAGCAGAACGAGTTTCCCGCCTGGGCCTCGAACAAGGAGTACTTGGCCTACAACTCCCCCAGTGCAACATTCCTAG GTGGTATAAACAAGCCTAAACAGCCCAAGTCCGTCATAGGTCTCTTCCGGCGTGAGAGTTCCAGCTCCAAGGCCGGCAGCACCGGAATCGGCAGTACGGGTACCGTGGATGGCGCCGCCAGCAGCGCAGATCCCATGGTTGTGCCTTCCTCCCAAGCCATCCAACCGCCGGCGGTGGGTGGCGGACCGGGTCCGTCGACATCGATGCAAAATCCCCGGCTGGACAAGCGCTCCCAGTCGATATCATCCGGTTCGCTGGGCGCCGGAGCCCATCAACTCGGACCGGATGGCCATTCCGGTCCATTTCCGGTTACGGCTAGTCATCGGCGGAATGTGCGCAGAGGCTCCATGCTGGAGCTGAGCGG ACTCATTGCAACTGGACGCAGGCCCAGTAGAATTTTGCAATTTAGTCCAGGAGCAACTAATTTACTAGAGTCAGCCACGATCACAAGTCCTTCTcctccaccacctcctcctactactactactactactacttcAAGAACAACGAAAACAACAAGTACATCTACCACCAAGAACCACACCAACAATTCAACAGAAACCACATCAGGCAGTGCGAGTTACTCGACGCCAACCTCCCCGAGATCGGAGGATAGCGCCACATACTATCCAAA TGACACAATACCCGAGGAGTCGTCGTACCAGCATGGCCACTCCAAGTCCCTCTGCGAGCCGGCGGATTCGGATGACTGGGATGGAGCACCTCTGTCCGCCGCCAGCGGGGCTAACAGCGAGAGAATGATGCGGAGCGGGCGGGAACCGCTCCTGCCACGCCCCTCCAACACACCCCGCGCCCAAATCCGACGCATGAACGCCGGGGCCGTGGGCGGGGCAGTTGGTAGCCTGGGCGGCCGTAAGAATCAGGTGACCAAAGCCCTACTCGACTACGAGGACTCCGAAACGGACTCCGAAGAggacgacgatgatgatgaggaCGAGGATTTCGATCTGTACGATGACGAGAACATTGTGGTGACCACCTTTACCACGCCAGCAGCTCCGGGCGCCAGGAGACCCGGATCGAGTCCTGGTTCCGGATCGgatgccaccaccaccacgacGAGCATTCGGctgacccgcaacaacgacgAGAGCATCATTTGA